DNA from Clarias gariepinus isolate MV-2021 ecotype Netherlands chromosome 11, CGAR_prim_01v2, whole genome shotgun sequence:
tgagatTCAGCTGAAATTAATTCTATACATGAAACAGTGTACATGTAGATGctgattccaaatgtataaagatgcatgctataaacagtggtgtgaaaaactatttgcccccttcccgattttttattcttttgcatgtttgtcacacaaaatgtttctgatcatcaaacacatttaactattagtcaaagattacacaagtaaacacaaaatgcagtttttaaatgatggtttttattatttagggagaaaaaaaattcaaacctacatggccctgtgtgaaaaagtaattgtcccCTGAACCTAATCGAACCACCTCCAAATCGATCCCGCACTAGGGTACAGGCCTCGGTGTAACGCTCATTCCTTCTACTGCAAAGaggatcagctgtccttcctgtctctctctagcgctgtcttaggcgtctcacagtgcggacaatttattgccctagccacatcagcagtcctcatgcctccctgcagcatgcctaatgcacgttcatgcagatgagcagggacactgggcatctttctttgggtgtttttcacagtcggtagacaagtctctttagtgtcctgctttttagaactgtgaccttaaatgtctactttctgtaagctgttaagggcTTAACGACCAtttcacaggtgcatgttaattaattgattatggttaattgaacatgcatggaaaacattgtttaaaccctttacaatgaagatctgtaaagttatttgaatttttacaacattattgttgaaatacacgatcctgaaaaaggggcgtttctttttttgctgaatatgtgtgtgtgtttgtgtgtgtataatcaaggccggctctacgcaggagcaagaggggcagcgcaccctcaaataaatgtctgtatgtgtaagggtcctccactagaggtcactgttttttattttgtagtttttgttggccgactcagtttcccagcaggcacctcggtcaggtgaggcagtgcacacctgaaccgaggtagccatcaatcaatctataaatagctgtttagactgggaaactgggtcgagcatttttggtaacaccACTGTCATTTCTGTGGGTATTTtgtgttgttctgttttgttatttgtttagtttgtactttgattttagtttctgttattggcaatgtttgtgtatcttgtgtgtgtctgtgttagtggagctgattcagtcctgtgttcttgtgtttagctagagcaggtaagtagttcggtgtgtgtttggctaggagcatgtttagctaagatctatgttgagttacagtaactagcatgcttctagccatagcccctttgtgtctctagctgtcctgtgtttcctctccccctagtttCCCAGTGCGCCTTGCTTTAGAGTGCTGCccctcctagctttggagtaccgactagcttgttaatgccgcctcgcttagtcttggagggctgcctcgcctagccactgggtatcctttgtctatgtttctgtgcccccattcctgtgtgttaagctattaggtaagtgtagcttagtgcatgttggggctaaatgcttagctaggtgtatgtgtagctaactgccatggttaagctcagcttaaccatgtttagctaaaagccatgcctagctgattgccatgtctttagccctcgtcccgtccctctcttggtctctagtctctacgtgtctcccttttctctacgtgtctcccttttcAGCTTAACGCATAGtttgtcctgttgtgtttgtccctctgcctgtgtctcgccacagggcatGTTaggtgtctccctctgcctgtgtctcgccacagggcatGTTaggtgtctccctctgcctgtgtctcgccacagggcatGTTaggtgtctccctctgcctgtgtctcgccacagggcgtgttaggtgtctcccctctgcctctatgcctgctccttccgcccacagCGTTTAACACCTGCCAGAACACCCCGATCGTGACAGTATGTTattatattcctaaaatttatatattacaagttgataaactgatctgcggtagcggAAAAATCTGCTCAAAAAGGGAAAGGCtgcagcgcgcacacacacacacacacacacacacacacacacacacctcccctgagccctcagtaaacatccaatcaccgtctgTCAGATTttagcggtcacggagtggaccagtttatatattaatcttaatattaatatactaatcagtttatatattaagcttgaacttatcagcATTATTTTGTTCAGAttccgcttcagtgtgtttcttaatctttccccacatttttgtcaatcaaacacacacacatatatatatatatatatatatatatatatttttttttttataaaatcgctattacttgaccctgaagtttagtttagcacacaacaAACAGAAACGTCccttctggtaaatcaactgcatatgtagtttatttacagcaattcattaaaaaaatgaatatacgttgtacagtacaaggtaaacacgagaaagatgacaaaatgaaaaaacaaacagtgtctacCTTCTAAACAGTCTAGTATACTGTGCGttgagatgctgaaatcccttgcatgttgcccctatattttgtgcttccatttcaagtggagagatatttgactgacagcctagaaacaaaagaactgtaggtgtgatcacagcCCCCTCccaacgaccgtgccatcaatcactgaccacctcagaagttccctccaatgtatgctgatgttttgcaagtttaTCAGCATTTAAAGGCTTTcaattcatttagttttttagatTTCTAGCAGATGCCATAAGTTTTGTTCCCTGAACATCTGCCGACTTGATTTTCATTTGCTTACGACCACAAGTTCTCTTTAACATTATGAATTTTACCCATGATGCTTGCATCACTTTATTAACATTCCAAGCATAGCTTTGGTGCATTCTTTGAGCATTTGCCACAGACAAGCCGCTTACAGGGCTGGCAGATATTAGAGGTTTTGTTCCCTGCACATCTGCCAATTTGACACTGCCTCCTTTTTGCAGGTGGAGAAGGAGTTTCAGGTAAAGGTCGCTTGCATACCATTGCCATTGCCCCTGCTGCCTTTTCCGTTTTCTGTTGCGCACATAGCTCCTTTACCAACTCCAGAATAAATCTCCTCCTGCTTATGGTCACATTCATGCACTGTTTATATAGAATATGTGCATTAATTGCTGCCAGGTCTAGAAGGTTGTAAAACACAGCCACATGCCAGCGCCGGGTGCCTCCCTTTACTGAGTTTAGCCGCACCATTTGATCCATAACATAAACGCCAACTTTAGTGCTGTTGTAGTAGGAAATTGTTTTAGGCAGTTTCTTTTCACCATTATCAGTTAAAACTGCCTGATGCATTGTGCTCAGAacacatatggttttttttttcgttttgctTGGTAAATCAGAAGCGTGGCCTGTCCAGCCTTCAACAACCTGGTCAAATATCATTTAGACTGCGCCTGTGTACAAGGGGGCATTTCTCATCTGATTTTATTAATGGTGCCAACAATGGTGGTTTTATTCGCCAAAAGATTGTTTGCTAATCCCAAAGAGGTGAAGAAAttgtctgttttatttcttcctttccCCAGGAAAGGCTCCACAATACGTATTACAACTGTGTCTGATAACCACTGACTAGCCGCCCTACTGTCGTCTTTCCCTAGATAGGGAATTGCATTCAACATGTATTTTGTTTCAACATCAGCAGCCACCCAGAATTTAATACCAAACTTGTCTGGGTTATTGGCCATGTACTGCGTGAAACGGCAGCGCGCCTTAGGAGGGTACAGTTGCTCATCTACTGTTATGTTCACACCGGGTGTGTAAGAGGCAATGCtgttatgtatattttatagtaaATGAGCAGCTCTAAGTAgatgaatatagtcaaatttactaTAGGCTTTTACTATAGTGGATTTCTGCGAACAGGACAAGGACATAAAAACGTTTAGCTTAGATATGGTTTATGATAATTTTATAGTagaaaacaggaggtaaatttgactatattcatttacttaggTTAAATCATTTGTAAGCCGTTAAATGGTgataaaaatacttgcaaaacatcagcatacattgaaGGGAACTTCtaaggtggtcagtgattgatggcatgGTCGTtgggagggggttgtgatcacacttacagttcttttgtttctagctgtcggtcaaatatctctccacttgaaatggaagcacaaaatataggggcaacatgcaagggatttcagcatctcgacagtatactaagctgtttataaagtagacactttttttcattttgtaatctttctcgtgtttaccttgtactgtacaatgtatattcttttttttttttatgaattactgtaaatgaaCTACATATgtagttgatttaccagaaaggacatTTCTggttttgtgtgctaaactaattttcagggtcaagtaataggttatagtaataaaaataaataaataaataaattaaaaaaaaaaaatatatatatatatatgtttgattGACACAAAAATGACTatgactatggcactctcttgagaggggtgttatttatttatttattctctaaaagggcactaactacacagaccaaactgttaccttcttgtactcttataaaaattctacatataaacaaacaaaatacagctttttttttcagaaaagtaaagttgttcagctgtttagtgtcactatgtcataaacagtgaaacaacgtggactcatcgctgagcttgttgtaactgaaaaagcTGCAACagtttcaaagtctttccactctgtgaccgctgaaatccgacacgacactacATTAGgctaatatgaaaaaataaaaaataaataccgctgattatcaacgtgGGAATAAATAGCACATTGCCCAAGTGCAAGTTCATCTTGGATCTAAACTATTTCCTtcgggtgaaagcgccatctagtgatcattgtgtgtcagcaacagcttcccattcaaaacaataggcgggcaaatgaccgctgaactgcgttataagtaggtgacactggcgcgcgcttctagtgttaaggcTATTAAATCATGGGCTCACTTAGTATTGGCCACATTTTGgggggtatttatttatttattattattatttttaaaagagcATGCATAATGCGGGCATGGGGAAGTCTTTGGCGCCCATGATTCGGTCACCAGCTTGCTGGTGTGTAGGTGATCTGTGCTCACTTTCCCTGTAAGTGGTCATAACGGTATGGCTTATTGGTGTATAAAGTACataatagaataaaattaaGCTGTTTTGTGAATTTTATTAGTCAAGCAGAAACTAATTGCATGTATTGTAAAAGCTAAAGTTGTGATGAATGTCAGGTATGCCTTATAAGGCTTATGGGCTGTTTGCCTGCTAGACCCTATGCATGGCAGACTGTGATGCTGATGTTCACTTGATGTTCCTGGTGCATTTCTAATATGGCcagcattgtttttgtttgtttgtatgtttgtttgttttttaacaatttgtgcTGTACTGTCTTTTCCGTGGGATCATACCAGACCGGCTGGTCTTTGGTCCTCATAGGCAAAATGAGCCTCTGGTGTGCATGGATCCTGTTGGTTTATgggcatatacagtagtaattggtcaatgttaatatattaatgttatggctgatcagtgtctGTTTAAATTCGGGATAATTCTTTGTTTTCCCTTTATAAAGATCTGGTTTAATGTTTAGATATCATAACATAATGATTTAATAgactttctaatttttttttccttctctgatATGCTTctcaatttatattttatgttcaaTGTGTTAATTTTAACTTAAGATGTTACTTAGAACACTTTGTTAAATGCtcattgcttttattttaatctagACTGATCCCCAGATTATGTGATATCACAGTGGATGGTGGGTCTAAAAGGGTAAAGCCTAGGGTTTGTTCCCAAGGTAAGTATCCATGAAACTGATCACTTgggctttgaaaaaaaatactgactgtgaatttaaaagatataaaactgcatgctaacgttTCCTGTTTTAAAAAGATAAGCATTTGAAAGGTCAGTAAACTTGATTAATACATTCTACAAAATTTGGCTAAGCATTGTGATAATACATCTCATGTAACCATActaattgtattttttctttgtttaaaaaggatgcttatttatctgtttatctgcattacctttttttctgtctctataGGTCATTTTATTATTCTATGTGATTAAAAAAGGATAATGGAGGCTAATTTTTCTATATACACAAATCTACTTACTTTAGAACCACTGGACATATCACCATCTAGCATTCTACCAGTATTTATCTGTGGGATTCTTACTTATTGTGCTATTTTGCTTTTCAATGTTACGTTTATGCTAACAATCGCTTTGAATCAAAAACTCCATAAACCAATGTATATACTGTTGTTTAACATGCCAGTCAATGATATTGTAGGAGCCTCTGCTTTTTTCCCTCAGATTATGTCAAGTATACTGTCACAGAATAGATCAATCACTTATTCTGCATGCTATGTGCAATCCTTTCTGGCACACTTGTATGGGTCTGGATCAATTCTCATTTTAACCGCTATGGCTTATGACAGGTATATTGCAATTTGCTGCCCACTGAAATATAACACCATAATGTCTCCAAATAACTTGTTAAAGGTAATTCTTACAATATGGACCCTAGATTTTACAATGATTGGTTTGCTACTTGCACTTAGCTACCGTGAAGAGATTTGTAACACAAGAATTGTAGACAGTTTCTGTAATAATCCAAGTTTGATGAAGTTAATTTGTGGTGATGTAAGTTTGAATAACTACTATGGactatttataacattttttctTCAAGGAATATCAGTGGTTATAGTGTTATTCACATACATCCAAATTCTAATCACCTGCCTCTCTAAAGCACACTCTGATTCAAAAAGCAAGGCAATTCAGACATGTAGTACACACCTAGTTGTTTTCTTATGTGTAGAGTTCAATGCACTTTTTGCCCTAATTTCACACCGATTTCAGAATGTATCCCAGTACTTAAGAAGGGCCCTTGGTGTATCTGTAATGATATTTCCTCCCTTTTTAAATCCTTTAGTATATGGTTTAAAGATAAAGGAAATTAGACAGAACATTCCTGGCTACTcccttaaaaaatatttcaaaaataatttatattttaataatgatttattaatgattaatattaacaataataataaaataaccatGCAGTTACCATAGAAGAATAATGATTTTATGGCATCACCTTTTACTTGTTTTCCATATTAGCATTGCttctgtaatttatttacatttatgattCATTTTGGATTGAATTTTgaatatgtattttaaatatcatAATGTTCGTAAAGTAtgtaaaaactacaaatatttaaaacatttagttaataaacatttaacaaagaaaCCACTGCAAAACAATCAGTTGTTCTCAGGTGTTTTGCTAAAATTACTCACctactcactcatcttccataccactttatcctgtattcagggtcgtgggggcctgaagcctatcctaggaggcttagggcacgagacagggtacagcctggacagggtgccaatccattgcagggcacacacacacacttacacagctTCTGTGGGTCACTGTTGCTTGTAGGCCTCTCTATGTCTTTTTAACCATAGAGAGCATGTGTTGGGCAAAGATGAAAACTGGACTTTTTTCCAGTTTAAAGACCAATGTCCTGTGTCATTTTGCAAAACTTTCTCATTCATAAAATGCTTTTCTGGCTTTCAGG
Protein-coding regions in this window:
- the LOC128533591 gene encoding olfactory receptor 52B2-like; protein product: MEANFSIYTNLLTLEPLDISPSSILPVFICGILTYCAILLFNVTFMLTIALNQKLHKPMYILLFNMPVNDIVGASAFFPQIMSSILSQNRSITYSACYVQSFLAHLYGSGSILILTAMAYDRYIAICCPLKYNTIMSPNNLLKVILTIWTLDFTMIGLLLALSYREEICNTRIVDSFCNNPSLMKLICGDVSLNNYYGLFITFFLQGISVVIVLFTYIQILITCLSKAHSDSKSKAIQTCSTHLVVFLCVEFNALFALISHRFQNVSQYLRRALGVSVMIFPPFLNPLVYGLKIKEIRQNIPGYSLKKYF